The following nucleotide sequence is from Candidatus Rokuibacteriota bacterium.
CCTGGAGGCGCTCGATCCCGTCGCGCTCCGTGACGTCGAGATAGTGGGCCATCTCCGGGTGCACGCGGACGACGATCTCCGGGCCGGCCGCGTCCGGGGCCTCGGCCTGGACCTTCCGGAAGATCTCCGCGGCCAGCGTGGCGTCCGACTTCACCACACCGCTGCCCTTGCACGTGGGGCACGGCACGCAGAACATGGACTGCAGCCCCTGCCGGACGCGCTTGCGCGTCATCTCCACGAGGCCCAGCTCGGAGATCTCGAGCACGTTGGTGCGGGCCTTGTCCTCCGCCAGCGCCTTGCGCAGCGCGCGGGAGACCTGCTCGCGGTGCTCGGCGCGCTCCATGTCGATGAAGTCGATGATGATGATGCCGCCCAGGTCGCGCAGCCGGATCTGGCGCACGACCTCGGTGACGGCCTCGAGGTTGATCTTGAGCACGGTCTCCTCGAAGTCGCGCTTGCCCACGTACTTGCCCGTGTTGACGTCGATGGCGACCAGCGCCTCGGTGTGGTCGATGACGATGTAGCCGCCGGACTTGAGCCAGACGCGGCGCCGGAGCGCCTTCTCGATCTCCTTCTCGACGCCGGTCGCCTCGAAGATGGGCCGCCGGTCCTCCCAGCGCTTCACCCGCGAGGCGAGCTGCGGCACCAGCGAGGTCACGAACTGGAGGCACTTCTCGTAGGCCTCGGGGGTGTCCACCAGGAACTCCTCCACCTCGGGCGAGAAGAGGTCCCGCACCACACGGAAGGTGAGGTCCATCTCCTCGTGGAGGAGCGATGGCGCCTTGGCCGTCTCGAAGCGCCCCTGGATCTGGGTCCACAGGCGGCTCAGGAACTCGATGTCCGCCGTCATCTCCGTCTCGCCCTTGCCCTCGGCCACGGTGCGGACGATGAACCCCCCGCCGGCCGGCCGCAGCCCCTTGACGATCCCGCGCAGGCGATCGCGTTCCTCCTCGTCGTGGATGCGGCGCGACACGCCCACGTGCCGGGCCTGCGGCAGGTAGACGATGTAGCGGCCGGGCAGCGAGATGAAGGAGGTGATGCGCGCGCCCTTGGTGCCGAGCGACTCCTTGGACACCTGGACGAGGATCTCCTGGCCCCGGCCGAGCACCTCCTCGATGGGCGGGACGGCCACCCCGGCGCGCGCCTCCGGCCCGCCCGCGCCCGGATCCTCGTCGGGCACCTCCTCGTCCCCCTCCCGGAGGATGGCGGCGTCATCCTCGCCGACGTTCGCCGTGTAGTCCCCCACGAAGAGGAACGCGTCCTTGGCGAGCCCGATGTCCACGAAGGCAGCCTGCATCCCCGGCAGGACGTTGGTGACGACGCCCCTGTAGATGTTGCCGACGATGGAGCGGCGCCGGGCGCGCTCCACGTACAGCTCGGCGAGCTGGTGGCCATCCTGCACGGCGAGCCGCGTCTCGGTCACGCCGGCATTGACGACGATCCGTTTTCCCACGGCAGCCCTCGATCCGGGAGGCACACCCCCGGCGGTAACCCAGCGGTTACTGGAACTGCCGCATTCGCACGGAGAGCAGGAGCCCCAGCGCCATGAGCGAGACGACCATGGAGGACCCTCCGTAGCTCATGAACGGGAGCGGGATCCCCACCACGGGAAGAAGCCCCGTCACCATGCCCAGGTTGATCAGCGTCTGGGCGGCGAAGAGCGCGGTCACGCCGAGGGCCACGAGGCGCCCCCGCGGCTCCCGCGCGCCGGCGGCGATCTCGAACCCCCGGAGCACCAGGAGCCCGTACGCCAGGATCAGGACGAGGCACCCCACGAACCCCCACATCTCGGCGAACACGGCAAAGATGAAATCCGTATGGCGCTCCGGGAGGAAGGCGAGGCGGCTCTGCGTGGCGCCGCTGACGCCCTTGCCCAGGAGCTGGCCTGAACCGATGGCGATCTTGGCCTGGATCACGTTGTACGCCGTCCCGAGCGGGTCGCGGAACGGGTCCAGATAGACGAGCAGCCGCTCCCGCTGGTACTCCCTGAGCGCGACCCACCCGAGCGGCATGGCCGCCACCGCCCCGAGGGCGAACCCCGCCAGCACCTTGAGGCGCACCCCCACCCCCAGGAGCACGGCGGCCAGCACCGGCAGGAGCACCACGGCCGTCCCCAGGTCGGGCTGGCGCACGACCAGGAGGAACGGGACCACCGCGAGGCCCGCCGTCCACAGGAGGGTCGCCCGCGAGAGTGGCCGCGCCCACCGGGAGGTCAGCGCCCAGGCCAGCGTGAGCACGAAGATCAGCTTGAAGAGCTCCGACGGCTGGACGGTGAGCGAGCCCACGTGGATCCAGCGGCGGGCCCCCGAGACGGTCCGGCCCAGCACGAGCACGGCCACGAGCAGGCCGAGCCCCGCCACGTAGAGGAGGGGCGCGGCGCGGACCAGCGTCTGGTAGTCCAGGCTCGCCACCACCACGAGCGCGCCGAGCCCCACGCCCACCCACCAGAGCTGGCGGAGCGCGATCTCCGAGCCGGTCCCGCGGGCGAGGCTCCAGAGCGACAGGATGCTGAGGGTGACGATCGCCCCCACGGCCGCCAGGAGCGTCCAGTCCACGTTCTGGAGGAGCCGGCGATCGATCCCGGAGATCACGAGTCGGTGCCCGCGAACGCCATGGCCACCTTCTCGAGGAAGATGGCCCGGTAGATCGCGCGCGCGATGGGCGCGGCGACCTGTCCCCCCTTGCCCCCCCGCTCCACCAGGACGACGACCACGACCTGCGGGTCGTCGGCTGGCGCGAAGGAGGCGAACCAGGCGTGGTCCTGGCCGCGGGCGCTGTCGCTGTGAGCGATGCTCTGCGCGGTGCCCGTCTTGCCCGCCACCTCGATGCCCGGCAGCCGGGCCGCGTGCCCGGTGCCCTCGCTGACCACCCGGCGGAGGGCGTCGCGGAGGAAGGCCCACACCACGGGCGAGAGATCCACCTGGCCGGTCATGTGGCTCGTCTCGGAGTAGGCCAGCGTGCCGTCGGCCCGCTCCACGCGCTGGATCAGGCGCGGCTTCCAGAGGATGCCGCCATTGGCGACGGCGGCCATCATCCGCGCCACCTGGAGCGGGGTGACCAGCAGCTGCCCCTGGCCGATGGACATGTTGACGGTGTCCCCCCCGTGCCAGGGGCGGCCCTGGCGCCGCCTCAATGCCGGCGACGGGACGAACCCCGGCTTCTCGCCGCCGAGCTCGATCCCTGAGGGCGCGCCCAGCCCGAAGGCCCGGGCGTAGCGGGCCAGGGCGTCCGGCCCCACCTTGAGCCCGGCCTGGTAGAAGAACACGTTGCACGAGCGGACCAGGGCCGAGCGGAGATCCACGTGCCCGTGACCCCCCTCGAGCCAGTCCTTGAACGTCCAGGCCCCGAGCCGGAACTCGCCGTTGCAGTACGTCCGGTCCATCGGAGTGAGCGAGCCCTCCTGGAGTCCCGCCGCCGCCACCACGATCTTGAAGACCGAGCCCGGGGCGTACTGGCTCTGCAGCGCGCGGTTCAGCAGCGGGTGCGTCGGGTCCTTCACCAGCGCGAGCCAGGCCTCGCGATCGAGGTTGCCGGCGAACCGGTCGAGGCCGAAGGCCGGGCTCGAGGTCATGGCGAGGATGTCACCGCTGCGCGGGTCCAGGGCCACCACGGAGCCCGAGCGCCCCGCCAGGGCCGCCTCGGCAGCCTCCTGGATCCGGCGGTCCAGCGTGGTCACCACGTGGGCCCCGGGGCGCGGCTCCTCGCGCTGCATGACCTGCACGGGCCGGCCGAGGGCGTCCACCTCGATCCGCTCGCCGCCGTCCCGCCCGCGCAGGTGCTCGTCCAGCAGCCGCTCGAGGCCGACCTGGCCGATCATGTCCCCGCGCCGGTAGCGCCCCTGCCGCGTCTGCTCCTCGGTCACCTCCCGCACGTAGCCGAGGAGGTGGGCGGCGAAGGTGTTCGTGGGATAGACGCGCTGGGGCTCGACCTCCACGACCACGCCCGGCAGCTCGAGCTTCCACTCCTCGACCCGTGCCACCTCCTCCAGCGAGAGATCCCGCCGGACGCGCACGGGCCGCAACGAGTCAGCCGGGACGCGCGCCAGCATCTCCTGCAGCTCGGCGAGGGGGATCTTGAGGAGGATGGACAGGCGCGCCAGCACCGAGTCCCGGTCCTCCATCTCCCGCGGGATCAGCGAGACCGTGAAGGCGGGGCGGTTGTCCACCAGCGCCAGCCCGTGGCGGTCGTAGAGGATGCCCCGGGGCGCGGCCACGGGGCGGACGCGGATGCGGTTGCGCTCGGACATGTCGCGGAAGCGGGCGCCCTCCAGCACCTGGAGATACCAGAGCTGCCCGAGGATGCAGACGAAGCCCGCGGCCACCAGGAGCGTCATCGCCAGCACGCGGCGGCTCCACGCCTCCTGCCGGGCGCCCGGCGCCGCCCTCATCTCCACGACAGCCGCGCGCGCGCCGCCTCGGCAAGGCCGACGGCCACCAGGCACGCCGCGCCGAGCGCGCCGTTGTAGAGGGCCTGGGGCGCGATGACGTCGGCCAGCAGCGCCGAGAGGCTGGCGGGATAATGGAAGAGCTGGAGCAGGCCGAAGCGCAGGAGCCCCTCGCCCGCGGTGAGGAGCACGAGTCCCGCCACCTGCACGAGCGGGCTTCCCACCTGCAGCCGGCCGCCGGCCAGGCCGAGCGTGAAGCCCGCCAGCGCCTTGGTGAGCGCCTGGACGCCGACGAGGCCGCCGCCCGTGGCGTCCTGCAGCAAGCCGGCGAGGAAGCCCGCCAGGCAGCCGACCTCGGGCCCCCGGCGCAGCGCCAGGAACGCCATGACGACGAACGGCAGGTCAGGGATGGCCCCGCCCACGGAGAGGGCCTGGACCACGCTCGTCTGCGCCACGGCCCCACCGAGCGTCATCAGCAGGAGCCCGATCCTCACGAGCTGTCCCTCTGGAAGAGCGCCGCCAGATCCATTGGCGTCTGGCCGGTCAGGAGCAGCACCTCCTCGACCCTGGCGAAGTCCGCCGCCGGAGCGAGCACCGCGAAGTGGAAGAGGGCGGAGCCCTTGTCCTCGACGGCCAGGACGCGCCCCACGGGGAGCCCCTTCGGGAAGACCTGGCCCAGGCCCGAGGTGACGATGAGGTCACCGGGGAGGATGCCCGCTCCGTCACGCGCCATGAACTTGAAGCGGAGCGTCCCCCCCGGCTCGCCCTCGACGAGCCCGGCCGTGCGGGTCCGCTGGACGAGGGCCCCCACCACGGAGGCCGGGTCGGTCAGGAGCTGCACCACCGAGGCGCCCGGGCGGACGCGGACGACCCGCCCCACGAGCCCATCGGGCACGATGACGGGCGTCTGGGTGGTGACACGGTCGCCGACCCCGCGGTTCACCGTGAGCGCCCGCACCCAGCCGCCGCTCTCGCGGCCGATCACCTCGCCCGCCAGGGTGGCCAGCGGCAGCCGCTGGCGCAGCGCCAGGAGCCGGCGCAGCCGCGCGTTCTCCTCCTGCGCCTCGCGGACCTGCAGCGACTCGACCCGGAGGCGCTCGTTCTCGGCGCGCAGCACGAGGTTCTCGCGCCACGCCGCCTTCCACTCGCGATAGCCGGTCCAGAGGGACTGCGCCCCGCGGTGCGCCCGGGCGAGCACGGCCTGCGCGGGGGTCGTGAGGACGGACAGCACGTCGGCGGCCCGCCCCGTGCCGCCCCCCCGGGTCTGAACCGTCAGGAGCAGCAGGCAGACCAGCACCACCGACATCAGGAGCGCGTACCTGCGAAATCTCACCGACGGCCACCCGCAGCGGCGGCGTCCGGCGCGCCCGGCCAGGGGAGCGCTAGGCGGGGATCGCCACCTTCTTGAGGAGATTGAGTTCGTCCAGAACCTTGCCGGTGCCGAGGGCCACGCAGGACAGCGGGTCGTCGCCCACGGTGATGGGGAGATCGGTCTCCTGGCGCAGGAGCAGATCCAGGCCGCGGAGGAGGGCCCCGCCCCCGGTCAGCACGATGCCCTTGTCCACGATGTCCGCCGCCAGCTCCGGCGGCGTCCGCTCGAGACAGGTGCGCACGGTGTCCACGATGGCCATGACGGGCTCCCGGAGGGCCTCGCGGATCTCCTCGTCGGTGACGACGATGGTCTTGGGAATCCCGTCGATGAGGTCGCGCCCCTTCACCTCCATGGTGATCCGCTCGCCCCCATTGGGGTAGGCCGACCCGAGCTTGATCTTGATCTCCTCCGCGCGCCGTTCGCCCACCAGCAGGTTGTAATGCTTCTTGATGTACTGGACGATGGCCTCGTCCATCTCGTCGCCGGCGATGCGGACCGACTTCGAGTAGACGATGCCGGAGAGCGAGATCACGGCGACCTCCGTGGTGCCCCCTCCCATGTCCACGATCATGTTGCCGCCCGGCTCCTCGATGGGCAGCCCGGCACCGATCGCCGCGGCCATCGGCTCCTCGATCAGGTACACCTCGCGCGCGCCGGCCTGCATCGCCGAGTCGCGCACCGCGCGCTTCTCCACCTGCGTGATGCCCGAGGGCACGCCGATCACGATGCGCGGCCGCACCAGGGTCTGCCGGCGGTGCACCTTGCTGATGAAGTAGTGCAGCATCTTCTCGGTCACGTCGAAGTCGGCGATGACGCCGTCCTTCAGCGGGCGGATGGCGGTGATGTTGCCGGGGGTGCGGCCGAGCATGGCCTTGGCCTCGTGGCCCACCGCGAGCACCGAGTGGTCGGCCTGGTGGATGGCCACGATGGAGGGCTCGTTCATCACGATCCCCGCGCCCCGCACGTAGACGAGGGTGTTGGCCGTGCCGAGGTCGATGGCGAGGTCGTTGGAGAAGAGTCCGGCGAGCAGGCTGAACAGCATGATGACTCCTGTGTGACGCCCGACGCGGTTAACGAGGGGTGACCGTCTGTCCTAATCTAGCACCGGCCCGGGCGCGGCACAACGGGCCATCTCGCCTGCGAGGACGCCGGCGCGCCCGCCGGCCGCGCGCGTCAGCGGATGCCCAGGGTGTCCGGCAGCCAGAGGGACAGCGCCGGGACGTAGGTGACCAGGAGCAGCGCCGCCGCCAGCGCGACCACGAAGGGCATGGCCCAGCGCGAGATCTCGGTCATGGGGGCGCCCGAGATGTGCGAGGCCACGTAGAGGTTCACGGCCACCGGCGGCGTGATGGTGCCGACGGCGAGGTTGACGGTCATCATCACGCCGAACCAGACGGGGTCCCAGCCGAACTGCTTCATGAGCGGGAGCAGGATCGGCAGGAAGACGTAGTAGATGGAGATGGCGTCGAGCAGCATGCCGGCCACCAGCAGCATGGCGTTGAGGAGCAGCAGGATCACCACCGGGCTCGTGCTGAGCCCGACGAGCGCTGCCGCCGCGCGGTCCATGATGCCCATGGTCGAGCCCGTCCAGGAGAAGAGCCCGGCGAAGGCCACCACCACCATGACCACGGAGGTGGACACGGCGGCGTCGCGGAACGTCTCGTAGAGGTCGCGCCAGGCGAGGTTCCGGTGCACGGCGAGTCCCACGAAGAGGCCGTAGGCCACGGCCACCACGGCCGCCTCGGTGGGCGTGAACACCCCGCCGTAGATCCCGCCCAGGATCACGACGGGCGCCAGGAGCCCCCACTTCGCCTCCCAGGCCGCGCGGCGGATCTCGGCCCAGGTCCCCCAGCGCTCGCCGCCCCAGCCGTGGCGCCGCGCGATCCACATCGTCGGCGCCACGAGCGCCAGGCCCATGAGGAGCCCCGGCACCACGCCCGCGGCGAAGAGCCGCGCGATGGAGGCCTCCGTGATGACGCCGTAGACCACGAAGGCCACGCTGGGGGGGATCAGCACGTCCGTGGTCGCGGCCGCGGCCACCAGGGCCGCCGCGAACCCGACGGCGTACCCGCGCCGGACCATGGCCGGGATCATCACGGTGCCGATGGCCGCCGTGTCGGCCGGGCCCGTGCCCGAGATGGCGCCGAAGAACACGCACCCGCCGATGGCGACCAGGCCCAGCCCGCCGGGCACGGGGCCGATCATCAGGTTCAGGAGGTTGACGAGCCCGCGCGACAGGCCCGCGCGGTCCATGACGAAGCCGGCCAGGATGAAGAACGGAATCGCCAGCAGCGGGAACTTCGCGATGTTCGCGTAGACGTTGGCCGCGGTGACCTGGATGCCGAGGTTGAACTGCCAGAGAAAGAGCAGGGCCGTGAGGCCGATGGAGGTGACGATGGGGACGCCGAGGCACAGGAGCAGGAAGAAGCAGCCGAAGAAGAGGAGCCCCGGCTCCATCTACTCCCCGAGCCTCCGCTGGGCCCGCAGGGCGCCCTGCACGATCCGGAGAAGGATGAGGGCGCCGATGACCGGGATGCCGGCCGTGTACCACCACTGCGGGATGGCGAGCGCCTCGGAGGTGGTTCCGAGCTGGCGCTCGCTCCGGATCTGTCCCACGCCGAAGTAGATGAGGGCGGCGAACAGCGCCAGCGCGAGGGCGGCCGCGAGCCAGATCGCGCAGCGCTGCATGCCCCGAGGCATCCGCTCGACGACCCACGTGAAGCCCAGGTGCAGCCCCTCGCGGAAGGCCACGGAGGCCCCGAGGAGCGTGAGCCAGACGAAGAGGCTCACCACCACCGCCTCGGTGAAGGCCAGCGAGTAGCGGATGAGGTAGCGGGTGACGACGTTGAGGAGCGCGATGGCCGTCATGACCGCCAGGAGGAGGACGCACGCGCCCTCCTCCAGGCGGTCGAGCCACCGGCTCACGCGCGCGGGCTCGCGCGCCTACTTCGTCCGGGCGACGATCGTCTCGGCCGACTTGACCAGGTCGGCCCCGACCTCGGTCACCCACTTGTCGTAGACGGGCCTGGTCTTCGTCCTGAAGGCGGCCAGCTCGGCCGGCGACAGCGTGACCACCTCCATGCCGTTCTTCTTGAGTGTCTCGACGGCCTCCGTGGAGCCCTCGAGCCCCGCGCGCGCCCCCTTCTTCTGCCAGGCCATCACCTCCAGCGCCGTCTTCTTGACGATGTCGCGGTCGGCGGGCGTCAGGCTCTCCCAGGTGATCTTCGACACGCCGAGGATCAGGGGATCGATGGCGTAGCTCCACAGGGAGATGTTCTTGTGCACCGTCCAGAGCTTGTACGGGAAGATGACGGACACGACGGGGTTCTCCTGGCCGTCCACCGTGCCCTGCTGGAAGGCGGTCTGGGCATCGCCCCAGTTCATGTTGATCGGGTTGGCGCCCAGCGCCCGGAAGGTGTCGATGAAGATCGGCGAGCCCACCACCCGCACCTTGAGCCCATCCATGTCCCCGGGCTTGCGCACCGGACGCTTGGAGTTGGTGATCTGGCGGAAGCCGTTCTCCCCCCAGGCCAGCGGGAGCACGCCCTTGGCCTCGACGAGCTTGAAGAGCTTCTGCCCGGGCTCCCCGCTCTCCACCGCGTCCAGCGCCTTGTAGGAGCCGGCGAACAGGAAGGGCATCGCGAAGAGGTTGAGCTCCTTGACCTGCGGCGACCAGTTGATGGTGGAGCCGAGCGCGAAGTCGGCCACCCCCTGGTTCAGCAGCGTGAACTCGTTGGTCTGCTTGCCGGCGAAGAGCTGGCCGGCAAAGTAGTTCTTGACGTTGATCCGGCCCTGCGTGCGCTCCTTGAGGAGATCGGCGAACCTCGTCGCCGCCTCCCCCCAGGGGCCCGTCGGGCCCACCACCAGACTGTTCTTGAACTCGGGCTTGTACTGCGCCGCGGCAGGAGCCGCGGACCAGGCGACGAGAAGCGAGAGGGACAGCGCAACGGGCAGGAAGCGTTTCATGGTGGTATCTCCTTGATTTGGCCGGTTCCCGCGAGCGGGTATAGCATGCCTCCGGAAGATGTGTCAACACGCGTCCCACATGGACGCATCGGGCGGAAATACCGCTTGACAGCGGGGCGGTGCGCTTGTAAAGTGAGGTGCGGTTCTAGGTTCATCCGGTCAGCCGATTGGTAGCGGGCACGAAGACGCGAAAGTCGAGATCAACGCCGCGGGGGCCTCAAGCCCAGCGGCGTTTCTGTTTGTCCTCCATTGTCGGAGGGCCCCCCGCCATGGTGGCGGGGTATCACCGAGGCGCAAGCCTCAGAAGAAAGGGTAGTGGTCCATGGCACAGGGTACGGTGAAGTGGTTCAACGACGCGAAGGGGTACGGCTTCATTTCCCAGGAGGGTGGCGAGGACGTCTTCGTACATTTCAGCGCCATCCAGGCCCAGGGCTTCAAGAGCCTGGCCGAGGGCGATAGGGTGGAGTTCGAGGTGACCCGGGGCCCGAAGGGGCTCCAGGCCTCCAACGTGCGGAAGGCCTGACAGCATCCCCAGCGCGAAAACGGACGGCCGGGCCCCCGCGAGGGGGCCCGGCCATTTTCATGCCTCCGAAGGCATCCGGCATCGGCGCGGGTGAAGAACAGCCTTGACAGGCCTTCGAGGGGGTTGGTAAGGTAGCGGCGGTTTTCGGGTACCGCTGACGTGTCGCTTGATCCGCACGCGAACGAAGCTGGTCGGTCCTGAAGGGCGCGAGCGCCGTGAGGACGCGAGTCCTCGTAGGCGCTCTTTTTGTTTCCCCCCGATCTCGGGGGAGACCCCGGCCATGGTGGTCCGGGGATTTCGTGGGCGGATCACCCCCGCTCAAGGAGAGAGGGAATCGAGGTATGGCACAAGGCACGGTCAAGTGGTTCAACGACGCGAAGGGGTACGGCTTCATCCAGGTCGAGGGCGGGGAGGACGTCTTCGTCCACTACAGCGCCATCCAGGCCCAGGGCTTCAAGAGCCTGGCCGAGGGTGACAAGGTGGAATTCGAGGTCACCAAGGGCCCGAAGGGGCTCCAGGCTTCCAACGTGAGGAAGATGTAGGACCGGCGCGAACCATTCGACGGCCCGCCGGACCTTCCGGCGGGCCGTTTTCTTTGTCGGGCGGCAGTGCTGCGGAAAAAGGAGCCCCGACGGCGTTTGCGGCTTCGGGGGTGCTGAGCCGCCCCGCTGGTGAAAAGCGGGGCCGTCGGGGCCGGTGGGTCCTGGGTCCTCCAGGGCCACCTTCAACAGCTTACTGCCGGGCCTTAGGAGGTGACCACCTCACAGATCACCGTAGGGGTACACATCGGCTGGATCACCTCCCTTTCTCGGCGCGGCCCGGCTGAGGGCCCAGGACCCATCACCGCGCACCGGACGCCGACTCCCGGCGCGAGGCTCGGCCACGTCGCTGCTGGCGGGATTGCCCGCGGGGACGCCAGGGGAGCCTGTGTGAGCTCCGACCGATTTCGCCCGAATCTTACATGAGCCGGGCATCGCCCGAAAGGTTTTTTCATTTCACGCTGAGCCGGCCCTGGTTCTTCTCGAGAACGCCGCGCCCCACGCCCTCGACCTTCCCGAGGTCCTGCACCCGCTTGAACGGCCCATGGGCCTGGCGGAAGGCGATGATGCGCTCGGCTACGCCCGCCCCCACGCCCGCGAGCTTCATGAGCTGCGCCTTCGACGCCTCGTTGATGTTGACCTTGGCCTCGCCCCTGCCCGCCTTGTCCTCGGGGCCCGCGACGACCCCCGGGACCAGCGCACACGACACCGCCAGCAGCACCATCGCGATCCATCCCGTCCGCAACGTCATGGCCTCCTCCTCGGTGGTGAGTGGATGATGAGACGCCTCGGTGGACGCGATTTCACTCCGGCGGGGACGAGCCGTCAATGTCCAGAATGCGATACACGACGCGTGGGGACGGGAGGATACAGCGGTCAGGGCGCGACGCGGAAGGTGAAGCGGCCCTCGCTCACGTGGCTGTCCACGGAGACGACACGCCAGCGCACGGTGTAGGCTCCGGGCAGGAGCGGCTGGAGCGAGAGGCGGAAGAGCTTCGGCGCGGAGCGGTCGATCCGGCCGTCGCCCCGGTCCACCCGGCGCCCGTCTTCGCCGACCACCTCGAGGCGGCTCCACGCCGGCTCGAGCGCCTCCGTGAACCAGAGCCGCACCTCGCGTGGCGGGGTGCGCAGCGCGCTCCCGGCGCGGGGGTCCGTGCGCTCGATGAGGGCATGCGCCGCGCCCCCCGTCGCCCCGACCAAGGCGATCAGGAGTGCCAGGACGGCCACCAGCGTCGTGCCGCCGTGCGCGCGCCTCACGACGGCGCGCGTGCGTCGCGTCACTCGTCCGCCGGGCGGGCGAATTCGCGGAGGCAGGCCTCCCACTCCCACGGCAGGAGCGACTGCTTCTTCGAGTTGCAGTCCTTGCAGGCGGGCACCAGGTTTCCCCGCACCGACTTGCCGCCGCGGACGAGGGGCACGATGTGGTCCGCGCTGAGGGCCCTCGGGCCCACCCGGCGCCCGCAGTAGTGACAGACGCCGTCGGCGATGCGCCGCTTCCACCACGTGCTCTGGCGCAGCTCCCGCGCGCGCGCCTTCTCGCGCTTGAGGTCGGCCTCGGACGCCACCGGGGTGAAGCGCTGGGCTGGCATCACGGCCCCTCGACGGTCGAGGAGAGGCGCGCGGACAGCTCCTCCCACTCCTTCATCAGCCAGGCCACCTGCTCCTCGGTCTCCCGGCGCGACTTGGCGATCTCGCGCGCCCGGGCACCGTCGCGGTAGAGATCCGGGTCGGCCAGGGCCAGCCCGATCTCCCGGAGGCGGGCTTCCATCTCGCCGATCTGGGTCTCGACGGCCGCCAGGCGCGCCTGGATGTCCCTGAGCTCGCGTTCGAGGCTCTTCCGCTTCGGGCTGCGCGGGCGGGCCGCCGGAGCGGCCTCGGGGGCGGGCGCGGCCGCGCGGCCGCGTCCTGGCTGAGGGGTGGGAGCCGGCGCCTTCTCCCCGGTGGCCGACTTGCGGGAGAGGTAGTCATCGTAGTTCCCGAGGAAGCTCGCGAGGCGCCCGGCCCGGACCTCGACCACCCGGGTCGCGATGCGGTTGATGAAGTACCGGTCGTGGGAGATGAAGACGATCGTCCCGGCGAAGGCGGCCAGCGCCTCCTCGAGCACTTCCTTCGAGGCCAGGTCGAGGTGGTTGGTGGGCTCGTCCATGCAGAGGAGCGCGGCGGGCCGGACGAGCATCCTGGCCAGGGCCAGGCGGGCCTTCTCGCCGCCCGACAGGACCGACACCCGCTTGTCCACGGCGTCCCCGCCGAAGAGGAAGGAGCCGAGGATGGCGCGGAGACGGCTGTGGGCGGCGTCGGGGGCGGCCGCGGTGATCTCCTCGAGCACGGTCCGGGCGGGATCGAGCGCGTCGAGCTGGTGCTGCGCGTAGTAGTGGACCTCGACGTGCTGGCCCAGCGCCCGCTCCCCGCGCTCGAAGGGGAGCACGCCGGCCAGGATCTTGAGCAGGGTGGACTTGCCGGCGCCGTTGATGCCGACCAGCGCCACCCGCTCGCCCCGCTCCACCAGGAAGTCGAGCCCGGCGTAGACCACGTTGTCGCCGTAGGCCTTGCAGACACCCGCCAGGCGCGCCACGACGCGCCCGGTGCGTGGAGGCTGGGGGAACTTGAAGTGGATCTTCCTCGCGGCCGCGTCCACCTCCACCCGCTCGAGCTTCTCGAGCATCTTCACGCGGCTCTGGACCTGCCGGGCCTTGGTCGCCTGGTAGCGGAAGCGCTCGATGAAGCGCTCGATCTCCTCGACGCGCCTGGCCTGGTTGCGCGCCTGGGCTTCCATGAGCGCCTGCCTCGCCTCCCGCTCGAGCAGGAAGTGGTCGTAGTCGCCGGGGTAGACCTGGATGCGCCCGCCGGCGAGCTCGGCGATGGAGGTCACCATGCGGTTGAGAAAGTAGCGGTCGTGGGAGACGATCACGACGCTTCCGTCATAGGCGGCGAGGAAGCCCTCCAGCCACTGGAGCGACTCCAGGTCGAGGTGGTTGGTGGGCTCGTCGAGGAGCAACAGGGCAGGGCGGAGCAGGAGCAGCCGGGCCAGCGCCGCGCGCATCCGCCAGCCCCCGGAGAACTCTTCCAGCGTCCGGTGGACGGCATCCGGTCCGAAGCCCAGTCCCCCGAGGATCACC
It contains:
- the rodA gene encoding rod shape-determining protein RodA, yielding MISGIDRRLLQNVDWTLLAAVGAIVTLSILSLWSLARGTGSEIALRQLWWVGVGLGALVVVASLDYQTLVRAAPLLYVAGLGLLVAVLVLGRTVSGARRWIHVGSLTVQPSELFKLIFVLTLAWALTSRWARPLSRATLLWTAGLAVVPFLLVVRQPDLGTAVVLLPVLAAVLLGVGVRLKVLAGFALGAVAAMPLGWVALREYQRERLLVYLDPFRDPLGTAYNVIQAKIAIGSGQLLGKGVSGATQSRLAFLPERHTDFIFAVFAEMWGFVGCLVLILAYGLLVLRGFEIAAGAREPRGRLVALGVTALFAAQTLINLGMVTGLLPVVGIPLPFMSYGGSSMVVSLMALGLLLSVRMRQFQ
- the mrdA gene encoding penicillin-binding protein 2, encoding MRAAPGARQEAWSRRVLAMTLLVAAGFVCILGQLWYLQVLEGARFRDMSERNRIRVRPVAAPRGILYDRHGLALVDNRPAFTVSLIPREMEDRDSVLARLSILLKIPLAELQEMLARVPADSLRPVRVRRDLSLEEVARVEEWKLELPGVVVEVEPQRVYPTNTFAAHLLGYVREVTEEQTRQGRYRRGDMIGQVGLERLLDEHLRGRDGGERIEVDALGRPVQVMQREEPRPGAHVVTTLDRRIQEAAEAALAGRSGSVVALDPRSGDILAMTSSPAFGLDRFAGNLDREAWLALVKDPTHPLLNRALQSQYAPGSVFKIVVAAAGLQEGSLTPMDRTYCNGEFRLGAWTFKDWLEGGHGHVDLRSALVRSCNVFFYQAGLKVGPDALARYARAFGLGAPSGIELGGEKPGFVPSPALRRRQGRPWHGGDTVNMSIGQGQLLVTPLQVARMMAAVANGGILWKPRLIQRVERADGTLAYSETSHMTGQVDLSPVVWAFLRDALRRVVSEGTGHAARLPGIEVAGKTGTAQSIAHSDSARGQDHAWFASFAPADDPQVVVVVLVERGGKGGQVAAPIARAIYRAIFLEKVAMAFAGTDS
- a CDS encoding Rne/Rng family ribonuclease, with translation MGKRIVVNAGVTETRLAVQDGHQLAELYVERARRRSIVGNIYRGVVTNVLPGMQAAFVDIGLAKDAFLFVGDYTANVGEDDAAILREGDEEVPDEDPGAGGPEARAGVAVPPIEEVLGRGQEILVQVSKESLGTKGARITSFISLPGRYIVYLPQARHVGVSRRIHDEEERDRLRGIVKGLRPAGGGFIVRTVAEGKGETEMTADIEFLSRLWTQIQGRFETAKAPSLLHEEMDLTFRVVRDLFSPEVEEFLVDTPEAYEKCLQFVTSLVPQLASRVKRWEDRRPIFEATGVEKEIEKALRRRVWLKSGGYIVIDHTEALVAIDVNTGKYVGKRDFEETVLKINLEAVTEVVRQIRLRDLGGIIIIDFIDMERAEHREQVSRALRKALAEDKARTNVLEISELGLVEMTRKRVRQGLQSMFCVPCPTCKGSGVVKSDATLAAEIFRKVQAEAPDAAGPEIVVRVHPEMAHYLDVTERDGIERLQALTGKKLAVQPVAAFQREEYDLGAG
- the mreD gene encoding rod shape-determining protein MreD, with the translated sequence MRIGLLLMTLGGAVAQTSVVQALSVGGAIPDLPFVVMAFLALRRGPEVGCLAGFLAGLLQDATGGGLVGVQALTKALAGFTLGLAGGRLQVGSPLVQVAGLVLLTAGEGLLRFGLLQLFHYPASLSALLADVIAPQALYNGALGAACLVAVGLAEAARARLSWR
- the mreC gene encoding rod shape-determining protein MreC, with the translated sequence MRFRRYALLMSVVLVCLLLLTVQTRGGGTGRAADVLSVLTTPAQAVLARAHRGAQSLWTGYREWKAAWRENLVLRAENERLRVESLQVREAQEENARLRRLLALRQRLPLATLAGEVIGRESGGWVRALTVNRGVGDRVTTQTPVIVPDGLVGRVVRVRPGASVVQLLTDPASVVGALVQRTRTAGLVEGEPGGTLRFKFMARDGAGILPGDLIVTSGLGQVFPKGLPVGRVLAVEDKGSALFHFAVLAPAADFARVEEVLLLTGQTPMDLAALFQRDSS